In Sander lucioperca isolate FBNREF2018 chromosome 12, SLUC_FBN_1.2, whole genome shotgun sequence, one DNA window encodes the following:
- the asxl1 gene encoding putative Polycomb group protein ASXL1 isoform X3, translating to MFFFLFPSTWTTLPAAGLNRSGTAPLACLVTMLHSQVRGDRVKNSIFFKLPGRMSLFTLKKNALQWTKATSESETSTELASSTAPPASSSSTPAAGTAVAPVGPTEAAEQESCDSTETTAAASGDNDASVDESSSSASCSAEVPAPSSQPQTRLSRAAGQQGRIDAQQSQHAPHAQTRLSRSRQSGRQRKKAVMMPRVVLTPLKVNGEHVPQGPIRRSRGGVDVDFETPGSILVNTNIRALINVRTFSAFPTHSQQQLLQLLPEVDRQIGPDGMARLSSSALNNEFFTHASQSWKERLAEGEFTHEMQVRFRQEMEKEKKVEAWKEKFFEEYHGQKSGLTQEESLKLTMSEASEVAASVLDSDVAVVATGAPKRRSVGRRRRDGRMRRRTRADLRRRARRTLCKATPPAMQPAEAAEARAALDIPAVSVGSPMSDNTVVQDEVVLQSECGVELPAESAAVQPEPSPTPEPVTLPASTPTPTPTPTPTPSPSPSPASTSANEEPEAAARLLPEEAAPVLASTSSPSSSSSSSSSSSSSASSPVSSPSSPSDRQGAFAAGLDSSSSSSASSSAAVAADPLDDTASVVTSITGGTATSSRESSPSASPTATPVPSAQPKEQKRRPDETQAFSSFPEKRPRLDDRQSFRTTIDSVRSEKPQPTTEEPKVPPIRIQLSRIKPPWVKGHPTYQICPRIVPPGEGSRRSGTGGARTLADIKARAQQARAQREAAAAVAATGEGSGPDGVRLRPAAGLPDSSNGRRAREHPGPIEPGGGGGGGGGGRRRGGGMEEQGASSSANSSGTQLQLLNVEPTPQPSPSLSTTSTSMSFEPPQTPSPPREEAAGEPEAEEEVEATCVQSSSNGFTDRAANSPSPKPEVPEAAAAPSDMADQGCEKPSLAPTSIPDSVPRFGAQGVDVIQTLASSCQPKEQVQGKEAGLGGVIQHGSHHVEPQEVLSVSAAERRKTGASSRQRADSSGEEKDDEAGTHSDSTETASDCENDIQEDEQQQQPDHDWCPQLSIQRNGQLVICSPPIQNQQPVIQAHVSSRQGHTVIQPCFPNGMLHPPHHQDGQPLPIAHPQGLRDTNVVVKMEPGDDCRVSRQGSPEDESGGGLKPCVTPPTAAAASKRLASSARPVSSVEANNPLVTQLLQGSLPLEKVLPPHSANRLEISRLPGPHPRLPVARTSGPRARPEASAQSPSPELIHNKSPTGCPVSCLMEAPAASVQYPCQQAPGAVPVITSLPPSSSSSSSLSSRSKPDLSPQTTGECAVPKDSHGPQPSQGVTPDRPQPAHRTMPNGPSPPHADPCPAEAVPTSKINWRPPQSQLPPSHQLQLSPAPTVKNEAGVRAPCQALAKSSPIKPMSVTKKEPGSCMDGYLSGGAMEGLLNMEMTFARMAKKEHGKASYSAGSPSPSASALPFQLYGKLPKHGSVGGVSYTANVSVLDNGGFSRSMADSVLQLRPRLASSQTTLSIQAFTDSTAEEVALKCSCRLKAMIMCQGCGAFCHDDCIGPSKLCVSCLVVR from the exons atgtttttttttttatttccttccaCATGGACCACTTTGCCTGCTGCTGGCCTAAACAGGAG TGGTACAGCCCCTTTGGCCTGCCTGGTCACCATGCTGCACTCCCAGGTGAGGGGAGACCGAGTCAAGAACAGTATCTTCTTCAAGCTGCCTGGACGGATGAGCCTGTTCACTCTCAAG AAGAATGCCCTCCAGTGGACAAAGGCAACGTCAGAGTCTGAGACATCAACAGAGCTGGCCAGCAGCACGGCCCCCCCAgcctccagcagcagcacccCTGCAGCAGGCACGGCTGTGGCCCCAGTCGGCCCCACTGAGGCCGCGGAGCAGGAAAGCTGCGACTCAACTGAAACCACCGCTGCTGCCAGCGGAGACAACGATG CGTCGGTGGACGAGAGCTCGTCCAGTGCCTCGTGCTCAGCAGAAGTGCCGGCCCCCAGCAGCCAGCCCCAGACCCGCCTCAGCAGGGCCGCCGGACAACAAGGACGCATAGACGCACAGCAGAGCCAACATGCCCCCCACGCCCAGACCAGACTGAGCCGCTCCAGACAG TCAGGGAGGCAGAGGAAGAAAGCCGTCATGATGCCTCGTGTTGTCCTCACCCCTCTTAAAGTGAATGGAGAGCACGTCCCCCAAG GGCCCATAAGGAGGAGTCGGGGAGGGGTGGATGTGGACTTTGAAACCCCAGGCTCCATCCTGGTCAACACCAACATCAGAGCCCTCATCAATGTGCGGACCTTCTCCGCCTTCCCGACACACtcgcagcagcagctgctgcagctgctgccagAGGTGGACCGACAG ATTGGACCAGATGGTATGGCCAGACTGAGTAGCTCTGCTCTCAACAATGAGTTCTTCACCCATGCCTCCCAGAGCTGGAAAGAGAGGCTGGCGGAGG GTGAGTTCACCCACGAGATGCAGGTGCGTTTCCGGCAGGaaatggagaaagaaaagaaggtaGAGGCGTGGAAGgaaaagttttttgaagaaTACCATGGGCAAAA gtcTGGCCTGACACAAGAGGAGTCCCTAAAGCTTACCATGTCTGAAGCCAGTGAAGTTGCAGCCAGTGTGCTTGACAGCGATGTGGCTGTGGTGGCAACTGGTGcccccaagagacgcagtgttggCCGGCGGAGGAGAGACGGCAGGATGAGGAGACGCACGAGGGCTGACCTGCGCAGAAGGGCCCGCCGGACCCTCTGCAAGGCCACTCCTCCAGCCATGCAGCCCGCAGAAGCAGCTGAGGCCAGAGCTGCGCTGGACATCCCGGCGGTTTCCGTTGGCTCGCCTATGTCTGACAACACGGTCGTTCAAGATGAGGTGGTACTGCAGTCTGAGTGTGGCGTGGAGCTCCCAGCTGAGAGTGCCGCCGTACAGCCAGAGCCCTCTCCCACTCCAGAGCCAGTCACATTGCCAGCCTCCACTCCCACTCCTACGCCCACACCTACGCCCACTCCCAGTCCCAGTCCTAGCCCAGCCTCCACCAGCGCCAACGAAGAGCCCGAAGCTGCGGCCCGCCTTCTCCCAGAGGAGGCTGCACCTGTACTGGCTTCCACCtcctcaccttcctcttcctcctcctcctcctcctcttcttcttcctctgcctcctcacCTGTCTCCTCACCCTCCTCACCCTCTGATAGGCAGGGAGCGTTTGCCGCAGGCCTGGACTCTTCTTCGTCCTCCTCAGCGTCCTCCAGTGCCGCGGTTGCTGCCGATCCCTTGGATGACACTGCGTCCGTGGTCACCTCCATCACGGGCGGCACTGCCACCAGCAGCCGTGAGAGTAGCCCCTCAGCCAGCCCAACCGCCACCCCTGTACCCAGTGCTCAGCCCAAGGAGCAGAAGAGAAGGCCCGATGAGACTCAGGCCTTCTCCAGTTTCCCCGAAAAGAGGCCGCGGCTTGACGACCGTCAGTCCTTTCGTACCACAATTGACAGTGTCCGTTCGGAAAAGCCGCAGCCGACAACCGAGGAGCCCAAGGTGCCGCCTATCAGG ATTCAACTGTCCAGAATCAAACCCCCCTGGGTCAAAGGCCACCCCACCTATCAGATCTGCCCCCGCATCGTGCCCCCCGGCGAGGGCTCGCGGCGGTCGGGGACGGGGGGCGCGCGCACCCTGGCGGACATCAAAGCCCGTGCCCAGCAAGCCCGGGCCCAACGCGAGGCCGCTGCTGCTGTTGCAGCCACTGGCGAGGGGTCAGGGCCGGACGGGGTCAGGCTGCGGCCTGCTGCTGGGCTACCGGATAGCAGCAATGGACGACGAGCGCGAGAGCACCCAGGACCCATCGAgcccggaggaggaggaggaggaggaggaggaggaagaaggagaggtGGAGGGATGGAGGAGCAGGGAGCGTCTTCAAGCGCTAATTCGTCTGGAACACAACTACAGCTTCTCAATGTAGAACCCACGCCCCAACCATCTCCTTCCCTGTCCACCACCTCAACCTCCATGTCCTTTGAACCCCCACAGACCCCAAGCCCTCCTCGAGAAGAGGCAGCCGGGGAGCCAGAGGCTGAAGAAGAAGTGGAAGCAACATGTGTCCAGAGCTCCTCGAATGGGTTCACAGACAGGGCAGCCAACTCGCCCTCGCCAAAGCCCGAGGTGCCCGAGGCTGCTGCCGCCCCCTCAGACATGGCTGACCAGGGTTGCGAAAAGCCCTCACTCGCCCCAACCTCCATCCCAGATTCGGTTCCTAGGTTCGGGGCTCAGGGTGTGGATGTTATTCAGACGCTGGCCAGCTCCTGTCAGCCCAAAGAGCAGGTACAAGGGAAGGAGGCGGGACTCGGTGGCGTAATCCAGCACGGCTCCCACCACGTGGAACCCCAGGAGGTCTTGTCCGTCTCAGCGGCGGAGAGAAGGAAAACGGGCGCGTCCTCTCGCCAACGGGCGGACTCCTCCGGTGAGGAGAAAGACGACGAGGCTGGGACACACAGCGACTCCACGGAAACGGCTTCGGACTGTGAGAATGACATCCAGgaggatgagcagcagcagcagcctgacCACGACTGGTGTCCCCAGCTGAGCATCCAGAGAAACGGCCAGCTGGTCATCTGCAGCCCCCCTATTCAGAACCAGCAGCCAGTCATCCAGGCCCACGTGTCCAGCCGCCAGGGTCACACGGTCATTCAGCCTTGCTTCCCCAACGGCATGCTCCACCCTCCGCACCACCAGGACGGCCAGCCTCTCCCCATAGCCCATCCACAGGGGCTCAGGGACACCAACGTGGTGGTCAAAATGGAGCCTGGGGATGACTGTAGAGTCTCCAGACAGGGCTCTCCTGAAGATGAGTCTGGTGGAGGTTTAAAGCCCTGTGTCACTCCCCCCACTGCTGCAGCTGCCTCCAAGAGGCTGGCCAGCTCAGCCAGACCAGTGTCCAGTGTGGAGGCCAACAACCCTTTGGTCACTCAGCTACTGCAGGGCAGCCTGCCCCTGGAGAAGGTTCTACCCCCCCACTCTGCCAACAGGCTGGAGATCAGCCGATTGCCAGGACCCCACCCCAGACTGCCGGTGGCAAGGACCTCAGGGCCTCGCGCCAGGCCTGAGGCCTCCGCCCAGTCTCCCAGCCCAGAACTGATCCACAACAAGTCTCCGACCGGTTGCCCGGTCTCGTGTCTGATGGAGGCCCCCGCTGCATCGGTGCAGTATCCGTGTCAGCAGGCCCCCGGGGCTGTCCCGGTCATCACTTCTCTGCcgccctcctcatcctcctccagtTCCTTGTCCTCCAGAAGTAAGCCAGACCTTAGCCCCCAGACCACTGGGGAGTGTGCAGTTCCGAAAGACTCCCATGGTCCTCAGCCCTCACAGGGGGTCACTCCAGACAGGCCCCAGCCAGCCCACCGGACCATGCCTAATGGTCCCTCTCCTCCCCACGCAGACCCCTGTCCTGCAGAGGCTGTGCCTACGAGTAAGATCAACTGGCGGCCCCCGCAGTCCCAGCTCCCCCCCTCTCACCAACTGCAGCTGTCTCCTGCACCCACTGTAAAGAATGAAGCCGGTGTGCGGGCCCCCTGCCAGGCTCTCGCCAAATCGTCCCCCATTAAACCCATGAGCGTTACCAAAAAGGAGCCCGGGAGCTGTATGGACGGCTACCTGAGCGGAGGGGCCATGGAGGGACTCCTCAACATGGAGATGACTTTTGCCAGGATGGCAAAGAAAGAGCATGGCAAAGCCAGCTACTCGGCTggctctccctccccctctgccTCGGCCCTTCCCTTCCAGCTGTACGGGAAGCTCCCCAAGCACGGTTCCGTCGGAGGAGTAAGCTACACGGCCAACGTGTCCGTGTTGGACAACGGCGGTTTCTCCCGCAGCATGGCGGACAGCGTGCTTCAGCTGCGCCCCCGCCTGGCCTCCAGCCAGACCACGCTCAGCATCCAGGCCTTTACTGACAGTACGGCTGAGGAGGTGGCGCTCAAGTGCTCGTGCCGCCTCAAAGCCATGATCATGTGCCAAGGCTGCGGTGCCTTCTGCCATGACGATTGCATTGGGCCCTCCAAACTGTGTGTGTCCTGTCTGGTGGTCAGATAG